Proteins co-encoded in one Calditrichota bacterium genomic window:
- a CDS encoding type II toxin-antitoxin system RelE/ParE family toxin, whose protein sequence is MKIHWTNTALDHLLAIYEYIAQDSSVYAQRTVDRLTRRSEQIATFPLSGHTVPEYETEDIREIIEKPYRIIYRIKPEQIDILAVIHGARLLPLEL, encoded by the coding sequence GTGAAAATACACTGGACAAACACAGCATTAGATCATCTGCTGGCAATTTACGAGTATATTGCGCAAGATTCATCCGTATATGCCCAGAGAACGGTCGATAGATTGACTCGGCGCTCAGAGCAAATTGCTACCTTTCCTTTGTCGGGGCATACGGTGCCAGAGTACGAGACAGAAGATATACGGGAAATAATAGAGAAACCATATCGAATTATTTATCGAATAAAGCCAGAACAAATAGATATTTTGGCAGTAATACACGGTGCACGATTATTACCTTTAGAGCTATGA